GCATCTAATTTGTCTTCATACCAGCGGAGGCCAGTGATTACTTTGGCCCTTCTGCGCGTGACTTTCGCCAACGGGACTTCAATGATGGTATGGCCGGCATTGCTCAGCCCCATAATGGAGAAGAATTCTCCCCTCAGCCAGGAGCCCCCGTCCCGCATGGAGCTGATTAGGATATCAGAGGTACCTCTTGGAATCGCTTGAAGCCTTTGATGATGGGCACCGAGTCGGTAGCTGAATTCACCACAATCCTGACTTTCCTGCCATTTGCATCCACTCCTTCCAGGACAGTTCTGAAGTCATCGAAAGTTGCAGGCGCATGCCCTAACGTGTCAACAAAGCCTTTCGAGATTAGGTGAAACGCAAGCCTGAAGATGGTCCCACTTTTACCTACTGACGGGGCGCCCCCTAATAATAAACAGTCGTTATAATAACGTGTTAAGAATGCTGTTAATTGAATTTTCCCGCAAGTTCCTGTAGGGAAACCACGATTGTGAAATAGAGATATAATGCTTTGCTAGACAGTGTTTTATAAGAGAGCCTTTGGGTATTCAGGCTTTACACAGAAAAGTGATCGTTGCTGTTGATTCATTCCGTGTTGCTGTCCTTGATATGAAATACAACCAGAAAGCTTGCCTTGGCCAGCGCCGCGCCCATGCTCAAAGCTGCCTCTGTGAAGAACCTTTTGATTCCTGAAAGCTGCAGATAACTCAAGCTTGTCTTCCTGCTGAACATATCTGCCATGCATAGAGTCACGAAAGGCACAAAGGCAATCAATGAAGTGCAATCGACCAGACGCCATCCCCTACAATTCCATTAATCAAGAGTGCTTTAGAGGCATTTCCCTAATTCAACCCTTCAGCGTTTAAGCGTAGGCGACGGTTCCTTTTTCAAAGAAAGGCCTGCTTCCTAATCTGAGTGAAAGCGGAAACCCTGAAGACCTTCCTGTGTGCCACATGTTTACAGGTAATTGTTCAAACAGTCCAATCCGCCCTCAGCAGGAGCTATAGACAGAGTTGCCAATGAAACCATCACAAATGCCGCGTAGCAGAATTGTCCCTGGCGTAACCTATTTAGGCTACGCCAGGGACAATTTTTTTAGGTCAAGTCTTCTATCGGCGCACTGGGGGCATCCCGCTTTACCGCCTCTATCCCATTCTCACGGTTTGAGGAAGTGGTGTAGTTCTCACTGCGTCCAATAATCTCCCCATTTGGAGCCTTCAGATTGAAAGTGAAATTACTCAACCCATTCCGGCGGTCATACCGGCTATCATATGGCGCATTAACTCTGACCGCGGCGATACCGCCTAGACATGACTGCTTAGTTGTATACCCTTCTCCGCTGAGGATGATTTCCCCATTCCCCTTGGCCCTTAGGCGATAGTAATATTGGTTGTTGGAGGTGCTTTTTGAGATTTGAAACTTTGGGAAAATTGACATGGTACGAAATAGTGAAATGGTGGAAAAATATGTGAAGCTTCCG
This region of Rufibacter sp. LB8 genomic DNA includes:
- a CDS encoding YegP family protein, producing MSIFPKFQISKSTSNNQYYYRLRAKGNGEIILSGEGYTTKQSCLGGIAAVRVNAPYDSRYDRRNGLSNFTFNLKAPNGEIIGRSENYTTSSNRENGIEAVKRDAPSAPIEDLT